A genomic stretch from Ooceraea biroi isolate clonal line C1 chromosome 3, Obir_v5.4, whole genome shotgun sequence includes:
- the LOC105281348 gene encoding E3 UFM1-protein ligase 1 homolog — MSSVDWEEVKRLAADFQKAQLSSTLQKLSERNCVEIITTLVENKFLDIIFTNDGKEYVTPQHLGKEIKDELYVHGGKISLVDLAQILNVNLSHVTKVVTEIEKHNKGLRVILGQLIDRSYITKIAEEINDKLVQHGCINVAELTLTYNLPAEFLQSVVEKELGKIIQATQDSQDPKIFYTESFIARNKAKIKGALSAITKPTPLSAILGQCSVPERIFFSILDSLQEVKQVPGVVTGKQGGNSIYVPTIYSKSQNEWVENFYRQNGYLEYDALTRLGIADPLNFVKRHFQNDNIIFLNSVVAGTIIMDQVDANIDEIVATGSFVDIYPLLPSVFSSEDAEILLKLATKKTKTNVRIFAKTVAVSDAFLQTLTKSLEAVAEQKAAEMVSSGKWIQSVAENILKSKSVDVTTEGKMSRKEERRKKAAAGKAGGGSQGRETRTKSTKKKYLQGRTQENESDEEETRTAVGKNEITMISMEEIKAEVMRDENIYVVEELVDELVHHLQPRLNKFALSLAEQLAQSNKITNLSGIGERLNALITNIRVFDKGIKHLDKADQASLSKYLLKSLGLDFVTHIFKLAAQQNMLQVAENLTTEMRQKLLLELPADVREPLTGVHKTIMGDSVEDFLTAADGAMVACCMVLKKHDKKKERPQVHAHREALLEELNATQDPALALHLVTSVLFTAVTQSALHMSGRHVTTVLAFLRKQLELDVMSTLSRYHDLVLSLLSASDETTKMEASKALTEGLADIKNIANDFKQHVKMDKS, encoded by the exons ATGAGCAGCGTGGATTGGGAGGAAGTTAAAAGGCTCGCCGCCGATTTCCAAAAGGCGCAGCTCAGCTCGACTTTACAAAA ACTTTCCGAAAGAAACTGTGTCGAGATTATAACAACATTGGTGGAGAACAAATTCCTGGACATCATATTTACCAACGACGGCAAGGAATATGTAACTCCTCAGCATCTTGGAAAGGAGATCAAAGACGAGCTGTACGTTCATGGTGGAAAGATTAGTTTAGTCGACCTGGCACAAATTCTCAATGTTAATCTGTCGCACGTAACTAAAGTTGTGACGGAGATTGAGAAGCACAATAAAGGACTGAGAGTAATTTTGGGGCAGCTCATTGACAGGAGTTACATAACCAAGATTGCGGAAGAGATAAACGATAAACTCGTACAGCACGGCTGCATTAATGTGGCCGAGCTGACGCTCACTTACAATTTGCCAGCCGAGTTCTTACAGTCAGTCGTCGAGAAAGAACTCGGGAAGATAATACAAGCTACGCAAGATTCTCAAGATCCCAAGATCTTCTATACCGAGAGCTTCATTGCCAGAAATAAGGCAAAAATCAAAGGCGCCTTGTCTGCCATCACAAAGCCCACACCTTTATCAGCAATATTAGGGCAATGTAGTGTTCCGGAAAGAATATTCTTCT CTATTCTGGATAGTTTGCAAGAAGTAAAACAAGTGCCTGGAGTTGTAACTGGAAAACAGGGCGGGAATAGCATCTACGTACCTACGATATACTCCAAGAGCCAAAACGAGTGGGTTGAAAACTTTTACAGGCAGAATGGGTATTTAG AATACGACGCGCTCACAAGACTCGGGATAGCAGACCCATTGAACTTCGTAAAACGTCATTTTCAGAATGACaacataattttcttaaacTCCGTAGTTGCGGGAACGATAATAATGGATCAAGTCGACGCCAATATCGATGAGATTGTTGCGACTGGATCCTTCGTCGACATTTATCCTCTCTTGCCGTCAGTATTTAGCAGCGAGGACGCAGAGATTCTTCTGAAATTAGCCACAAAGAAGACGAAGACCAATGTGCGCATATTCGCGAAGACAGTTGCGGTCTCCGACGCGTTTCTACAGACTTTAACTAAATCCCTTGAAGCGGTAGCGGAACAGAAAGCCGCAGAGATGGTGTCCAGTGGAAAGTGGATTCAATCTGTCGCCGagaacattttgaaatcgaaatCCGTGGATGTCACGACGGAAGGCAAAATGAGCAGAAAGGAGGAACGAAGGAAAAAGGCAGCGGCCGGTAAGGCGGGCGGCGGCAGTCAAGGCAGAGAAACCAGGACGAAGTCCACGAAGAAGAAGTACCTTCAAGGGAGGACGCAGGAGAACGAATCCGACGAGGAGGAGACGAGAACGGCAGTCGGGAAAAACGAGATAACAATGATATCCATGGAGGAAATAAAGGCCGAAGTTATGAGGGACGAGAATATATATGTAGTCGAGGAACTGGTGGACGAATTGGTGCACCACCTGCAACCGAGACTGAACAAGTTTGCATTATCATTGGCGGAACAACTGGCGCAATCCAACAAGATCACGAACCTCAGCGGGATCGGAGAGCGCCTGAACGCTCTGATAACGAACATCCGAGTGTTCGACAAAGGCATCAAGCATCTGGACAAGGCGGATCAAGCCTCACTGAGCAAATACCTGTTGAAGTCTCTGGGTCTCGATTTCGTGACGCACATCTTCAAGCTGGCCGCTCAACAGAACATGCTGCAAGTAGCGGAAAATCTCACGACGGAGATGAGGCAGAAGCTGCTGCTGGAGTTACCGGCGGATGTCAGGGAGCCGTTAACCGGTGTGCACAAAACGATCATGGGGGATTCGGTGGAGGATTTTCTGACCGCGGCCGACGGCGCAATGGTAGCCTGCTGCATGGTACTGAAGAAGCACGATAAGAAGAAGGAGCGGCCGCAGGTACACGCTCACAGGGAGGCTCTGCTGGAGGAGCTGAACGCCACGCAGGATCCCGCACTGGCGTTGCATCTCGTCACGAGCGTGCTCTTTACTGCCGTCACGCAAAGCGCCTTACACATGTCTGGCAGACATGTGACCACCGTTCTCGC